Genomic window (Tripterygium wilfordii isolate XIE 37 chromosome 11, ASM1340144v1, whole genome shotgun sequence):
TGGGCCTAAATGGACATTTGAAGCCCATAAAGGAACTGGGGAAAGATCCCAAAATTCATAATCCAGATTCTAGATGCCTTATCCATACTCTGCGGAGGACGACGTTTTCGCAGCATCTAGACCTTCCACCTTGATCCAAGAACCTTATCCCATATATCCCTCTCTCTTCTCGGACACTGAGGGGAAAAGAgaattcattttcatttctattGGTTTCAAAACCTTAATCCTATTACTTTGTATGTCTCTGTAGATTGTAATCTCTTCGAATTTGCTGAATTATGGCAGCTATTATCTCCTGCCACTTTTGTTCCTCTCTGGCGATCCACAAATGTATTAGCAACCGAGTAATGCCCACTAACCATGCTCGCTTTCCCAGTATTCACCATAAAACCTCTGCTTCGTGGGTTAGGTGCCTAGTTACCCAATGTGGCTCCAGAAGTTCTCACCAGTGCCACACCAAGAAAAAACAGGTagggcttcttcttttttgtttatatcCATCGACGACTTGCATTTGCAGCCCACATTGTGCTTTTCAGCAGAAAAATTCTGGAACCTACTTGACTACTCCAAGATATAGGACTTCAAGTGTGATTTAGTCTGCTTGATTTGAGTGGCATGATTTTAATTTGGCTTGAGTAGATTTGTTGAGTGGCCAATCCTATCGGATTCTTTTTCCTAACCTTGTTTAAATAGAGAGCTGAAACGGTGCCGCAGCCTTGAATTCTGGTTATTCAAAGGAACCTGCAAAAAAACCacatgggttttgatgtttgaaGTACTGTATAACCGGCACTTTTGAATCTTGTTATTTAAGAATTGCACAAATGACTTCACGGTTAATTTGTTTTCTGTAAGTATAAGAATGTTTAGAACTTGATGAAAGCTCACCTTTTTTAGCAGTCTGGGAGGCCCTTTTCACTAAAGGAATGTGCAATCTCTATAGCTTTAGCGGTCGGTTTGGTAACTGGAACCCCTATCTTAGATTGGACTCCCAGTGCTTATGCGGCTAATCCAGCATTGCCTGATTTATCAGTTTTAATATCTGGACCACCTATTAAGGACCCTGAGGCATTGTTGAGGTATGCTCTGCCCATTAACAATAAAGCTATCAGGGAAGTGCAGAAACCACTTGAAGACATCACAGATAGTCTCAAGGTTGCTGGTGTCAAGGCCCTCgattctgtggagagagtaagGGCTTTgttcatttaatttttatgtgattattggtattcttttttttttttccatgaaaaaaaaagttaataattGGAACTTATTTTTGCATGAAATGTAGAATGTGAGGCAGGCATCTCGAGCCCTCGAACAGGGGAAGAGCTTGATTATATCTGGTTTAGCTGAATCGAAGAAGGACCATGGAGTAGAACTACTTAACAAGCTGAAGTTGGGGATGGATGAACTGCAACAGATTGTAGAGGATAGGAATAGAGATGCCGTGGGTCCTAAACAGAAGGAGCTGCTTCAGTATGTTGGAGGGTAAGCTTTGTATTTAATTGCCAGAAGCATATGAACAATGAATCTTGAGGTTTAACTCAATAATAGCCTGCTCACATACGCAACCCTAGATTTACTGGCTGagtttaataataattaattgtgTCATAGTTGAGATGAGAGGTTAGTGATGATGGCTTAAGAGGTTTATTTGCGTCAAATTAGGGTGGATTTTGAGTCCTTATTTTGCCTTACTGGATTTGATCTCAACTGTCAAGAAAAACAAATCTTCAAGAGCACTTACAACTGATAGCCTATATGCTATACTTGCTTATTCAGTGGAGGGCTAATGTGGAAAAGTCTCTTAAGGATCTTGCGAGATGTTTTTCAGTTGTCTTAAAAGAGTTATGAGGTACTGGATTTTCTTATAACCTATTTATGATAACCAACTAATCATAGATGTATCTAACCAGCAAGGCATGCCCTTGTCCGAAAACGAAAATCTTAGCAGGTTATGAAGTCTGACTATATTGAAAGGCACCGGGAATTTTTGCTTAGTCCTTTTTTTATCTAATACAAGCAAACATGTGGTTCAATGGTTAAGTTGCAGAGGTTACTTAAGAGGTCACAGGTTTAAACATTGGAAACAGcctttccacatattatgtggatgaagtctgcgtacatcttgcatgtccccaaccctgcccattgtgggagccttgtgcatgggagttgtttaccttttttacatCTTTCTATCAAATAAGAAAGCTGGAAACCTTAGTGACTATGGATGTGGGATCTTTTTATTACCCTGGTTTAGCTTCAAAGCCATGAGTGGATAAGTATCAATCTACAGGAACTGTATAAAAATTTTAGCGTTAAAATAGGGAGGGAATTTTAAGACTTAGACCACTTAAATTAAGCTATTCTCATATATAACCTTGTCATTGACTGCAGCTGAGATCTTCCTGGGGCATTGGCTTTCTGCAGTGTTGAAGAGGATATGGTGGATGGCTTCCCCTATGAAGTGCCGGAAGAATATCAAAACATGCCTCTTTTGAAGGGTAGAGCAACTGTGGATATGAAAGTCAAGGTTAAGGACAACCCTAATGTAGATGAGTGTGTGTTCCGTATAGTCTTAGATGGTTACAATGCCCCGGTGACAGCTGGAAATTTTGTGGACTTGGTTGAAAGGCACTTCTACGATGGCATGGAAATCCAAAGAGGTATAATATACAAAAAC
Coding sequences:
- the LOC120008966 gene encoding peptidyl-prolyl cis-trans isomerase CYP38, chloroplastic isoform X1, which codes for MAAIISCHFCSSLAIHKCISNRVMPTNHARFPSIHHKTSASWVRCLVTQCGSRSSHQCHTKKKQQSGRPFSLKECAISIALAVGLVTGTPILDWTPSAYAANPALPDLSVLISGPPIKDPEALLRYALPINNKAIREVQKPLEDITDSLKVAGVKALDSVERNVRQASRALEQGKSLIISGLAESKKDHGVELLNKLKLGMDELQQIVEDRNRDAVGPKQKELLQYVGGVEEDMVDGFPYEVPEEYQNMPLLKGRATVDMKVKVKDNPNVDECVFRIVLDGYNAPVTAGNFVDLVERHFYDGMEIQRADGFVVQTGDPEGPAEGFVDPSTEKTRTIPLELMVAGEKAPVYGQTLEELGLYKAQTKLPFNAFGTMAMARDEFEDNSGSSQVFWLLKESELTPSNANILDGRYAVFGYVTQNEDYLADLKVGDVIESIQVVAGLDNLVNPSYKIAG
- the LOC120008966 gene encoding peptidyl-prolyl cis-trans isomerase CYP38, chloroplastic isoform X2, with product MAAIISCHFCSSLAIHKCISNRVMPTNHARFPSIHHKTSASWVRCLVTQCGSRSSHQCHTKKKQSGRPFSLKECAISIALAVGLVTGTPILDWTPSAYAANPALPDLSVLISGPPIKDPEALLRYALPINNKAIREVQKPLEDITDSLKVAGVKALDSVERNVRQASRALEQGKSLIISGLAESKKDHGVELLNKLKLGMDELQQIVEDRNRDAVGPKQKELLQYVGGVEEDMVDGFPYEVPEEYQNMPLLKGRATVDMKVKVKDNPNVDECVFRIVLDGYNAPVTAGNFVDLVERHFYDGMEIQRADGFVVQTGDPEGPAEGFVDPSTEKTRTIPLELMVAGEKAPVYGQTLEELGLYKAQTKLPFNAFGTMAMARDEFEDNSGSSQVFWLLKESELTPSNANILDGRYAVFGYVTQNEDYLADLKVGDVIESIQVVAGLDNLVNPSYKIAG